Genomic window (Synergistes jonesii):
CCTATAAAGAAAAGGAATGGGCCCAATTCCAGAAGAACGTCGAGCTTCAGCACAGCCTCGGCATCATGTCGGAAGCTTTCACGGACGTCAAGCGCGCCCAGGAGATATGCCCCGGCGTGGCTGTCGACGACGCGATCGGCTTCACGTTCTATCAGAGGGACGGACACGCCGACCCCTTCCTGACGACCTTTGCCTTCCAGGAGGCGGCGAAGCGCTACGGCGCCACTTTCTGCAAATTCACCGAGGTCGTCGGCCTCAAGGCGACGAAGGGTGGGATGCTCGTCGAGACGAACCGCGGCAATATCGACTGCAAAGATGTCATAAACTGCGCGGGCTCCTGGGCGCAGGACGTCGCCGCGTTGGCCGGCGTCAAGCTGCCGAACTGGGCCGAGCGCCATCAGATAATCATAACGGAGCCGGTGGACCCGGGCGTCTGCCCTCCGATGCTGATGAGCTTCAGCGGCAACTACTACATCCAGCAGCGTCCGCACGGCTCTATCATCGCGGGCGAAAGCCCTTCGAGCGACATCAGGCTCGGCTACACGTCGAACGTCAATTCGATCGCGAGCATCGCGCGCACGGTGCTCAAGCTGCTGCCGCGCGCGAAGAACATCCGCGTCGTGCGTCAGTGGGCCGGACACTACGACATGACGCCGGATTCAGCGCCTATTCTCGGCGAGACGGACGTCAAGCACTTTTGGCACGCGACGGGCTTCTCCGGGCACGGCTTCATGCTCGCGCCGGTGGCCGGCCAGATCATGACAGCCCTGCTCAACGGAGACAAGCCGCCGTTCGACCCGACTATCATGGACTACAAAAGGTTCGAGCGCGGCGAAAAGATCGTGGAGCCGAACGTCGTCTGATATTTATTTCGCCCCTGTTTTCAATACGGCGGAAAACGGCCGCTTCGGCGGCCGTTTTTTGTTGCCGCCTATCTTGGATTTACAGAATTCCTTTTACGGGTTCAACGCTGCCCTCTATGGCTTCTCTTATTACGGGTTCAACGCTGCCCTCTATGGCTTCTCTTATGCCTGTAAGCCCGTAAGCGCAGATGAGCATGATATAGTCATTCAACTTGTATGCTATAACGTAGGACGGAAATGAGCGCCTCGTTTATTTTTTATGTTTTTTTCACGCGGATTTGCTCAAGAGCAACGCCCTTCACCCTTTTTTTCGTGAGCGGCATCAGCCGCGAACAAACCCGTGTGATCTACTTCGTCAATTATACAAGGAGCGTCCGTCAAGTATGTATTTTACAGCGTGTTCTCTGAGGTCTTTAGAATATAATGTCATGAATATAGGATACACCATCTCGTTACTCTTGGATAGTTGATGGATTATATCCTTTACACCGCGGTTTTTGAGGCTGTTCATGACGGAGAGCCAGTATTTCGAGCTCTCATTTTCCCCGATTTCTACTGTCAGGACTTCCTTGTGCCCTTCGGCGTTTATGCCGAGGATGACATACGCCGCAAGCTTTTTGATTATTCCGCTGTCTCGTACCGAATAGTGTATGGCGTCTATGTACAGCACCGGCCAGACTTCAGACAGTGACCGGTTCTGCCAGTCCTCTATCTCCGGCAGTATCTTGTCCGTGACGTTCGATATGAAGCCTTCTGAGGCCTCAAAACCATATACATCCATGAGCATGGCTGATATCTGCCTTGTCGTCATGCCATTTATATACATGGAGATTATCTTTCGATCTATCTCCGATATATCTTTCTGGCGTTTCTTGATAACTTTAGGCTCAAACGTGGAAGCCCTGTCCTGGGGAACTGATATCTTCATTGTTTCCAGGCTCGAGTTGACTGTCTTTTCCTTGTAGCCGTTCCGGCAGTAGTCCGAGTCCAAGCGTTCTGATTTCTCATAGCCAAGGTGGTCGTCCATCTCCGCTTCCATCATCTGCTTGATGGTACCGCCGAGCAGGTTCTTCAAGGCATCATGAATGTCCTCGGCAGTTTCGATGACGTACTACTGAAGAAGGCGCCTGATTATTTCTTCCTTGCCTTCCGTCATGACAACCCTGTGGACCGATTGTTTCTCTTTCCTCGTCTTAGCCATATAAAAAACCTACTGTGATTAGTTTATATCACAGAAGAACCGCCTCAAACCTTATGAATGATATTTACAGAGTCTTGTTTATAGACTCCAGTACCCGCAGACACCTCCGCCTTTACACGGATAATATTTTTTATTTGTTTTTAGCAAAATAATCTACCGGAGACTCGCTGTGGATATTTCTTTATGCTCCGATAACACTCACGCGTTCATGAGTGTGTATCTTCATTTTACAATGAAACCAGACTCTATCTATGTTTTACCCCCACTATTATGTACTTCTCACAGGTTATTACTGTATTTATTTAGTCTTCCAGTAACAATTAACTATTTATTTCTATGTTTGAATATCTTCATAAACACCGCCTAATATATCTGCTCTTTCCGACTCATGGAACAGATATACGGTAAACCTATATATCCATTTTTTGTTTTTGCTGCCTTTAAAAAAACTTGACTCAAATAGCACGATTGTATATAATCGACAATAAACAAAGATTCGGAGGGAGAAATCAATAATGCTTGCACATGAGTCTACGCATGAGATACAGAAAAGCGGCTTTCAACATAAGAGCCTGGTGGAAAATATCGTAGAGGAGATCGAGTCTAAGATCATCAGCGGCGAGTTCAAGCCTGGTATGCGTTTGATCGAACAAAACATGTGCGAACAGATGAATGTCAGCCGCTCCCCATTGAGAGAGGCTTTTCGTATTCTGGAAAATATAGGCTATCTTGTGAGCAACGCAAGAAAAGGTGTGTTCGTGAGCGAGCTGACATATAAAGACGCCGTAGATGTGTATACGATAAGAGCGAATCTTGAAAGCCTGGCGATATACCTTGCAATTAAAAATGATGACGGAACATTAACCGACCGCCTAACCAGCATTAACAAACAGATGCTCGTTTACGCTAATAGCGGTGACACGTGGAACTATGCAAAGTATAACAGCAAATTTCACGAGACGCTGATAAAGGCATGCAACAATCAGAGGCTTATCAACATGCTGGATATTTTCAGCAAGCAGACGAAGCGCTACCGGACTGGAGTAATGCTTTCTACGGGAAAGATGCAGGAATCGATAAAAAAGCATGAAGAGCTAATCGAATCCATACGAAACGGTAATGCAGAAAAGGCTGAAAAAATACGGAAGAAATCTATACTTGCGAATTTGAAGTACCTGCCAAAGTTGTTTTCTTAACATGGCCTATCAAAAGGGAGGATATTGAATGAAGATAAACGAAGAATTGTGCATAGGTTGTAAGCAGTGCGTTCCTTACTGTCCGGTTGGCTGCATAGCTACTAAAGGAGGCAAGGTGTATATCAATCACGACGAATGCGTTGACTGTGGCGTCTGCAAAAGGGCAAACGTCTGCCCGAAAGACGCTATTTACATGCCAGCTGAATGTTATGAGTATCCGCGCGCGATCCGCATGCAGTTCAGTGACCCAGGCATACAGCACCCTAACCTAAGAGCGTGGGGGCGTGGGACGGAAGAGGCTAAAACAAACGATGTCACTGCAAAGTTTAAAAGGGGTGAGTACGGCCTGCTCCTTGAATTTGGACGTCCCGGAACCGGCACTAGGCTATCGGAGATAGAAAAGGTGACTCTGGCAATGCGCGGTATGGGGATCCCGATAATCAAGGACAACCCGCTTTACGGCCTCCTTGAGCCAGATATTTCAGGTAAATTCAAGCCCGAATATGTCAATGAAAAGGTGCTCTCGGCAATACTTGAGCTTGTGATTACAGAAGATAAGCTAGAAGAGACGCTAAACAAGCTATTTCCAATATTTAAATCGCTAAATACTGTCGTTTCCGTGGGCCTCGTAAGCCGCTTCGACGACAACGCGGAACTTCCCGTAGTAAAAAAGTTGAAAAAACTTGGAATAGAGGTCAGGCCTAATGCGAAGATCAACGTTGGACTGGGCCGGCCGCTAATCGACTAGGAGGTTTTTCATGAGTCATTCGCTGCATCGTTATGGAACTGTTGAAAACCTGAAGAATGATTTTTGTATATATACAAGGGCCGCAAAGGGGATAAACCGGGATAACTGTGGAGATAAGCTCCGCGAGACACTTAATATCTACCTTTCAGAAAAGGTCGTCAATTTCGGCTCCAGCCATGCGGGCAAAAGCTATTTGAATGGCCTTGACCCTGAAGAATATGCAAAGACACTGGATAATTCCTACGGCATCATCGCGACATTTTCTGACCGTGAAGCCGTAAAGGGTGTGCTGATGAAGGCGAAAGCTGCCAAATTGGGCATCTCTACAGTAGTGAGCGGCCTGATCGACGAAGTCGTGCAAATTGCCCGCGAATGTGGATTAAAACCTCACACCGCGCTTCTGTCGCTGGGCGTTTATGGCGACACGTCGCTTCTGCCTAGCGGGGAGGTTCTTCAGTATACCACAATGTGTGGACACTCTTTGGTTTCACAGCATCTTGTGAAGGACGTAACCGAAAAGGTCAAAAAGGGAATAATGACTCCCGAAGACGCGGCCCTGATCCTGGCAAAGCCCTGCACCTGCGGCATATTCAACACGGACCGCTGCGCGCAGCTTATGAAAGAACGTCTTGCCGCGGACAGTAAAAATTTATAATTTAGCTTTTGCATACAATCGACAATTATGCAATTGGGGGTAATATGATGAAAGATTGTGCTCTGCTCACACCGGCGAAGATCGGCCCGGTAGAAATAAAAAATCGCGTGATCGTATCGTCGATGTGCCTTTATTATTCAAACAAAAACGGCGATGTCACAGATAAAATGATCGCGTTTTTTAAAAACAGGGCAGAGGCGGGGATCGGTGCGTTTATAATTCCCGCGAATCCGCACGGCGCGAATAAGAGAGCGCGGGGATCGCTATCGGACGATTCACGGATCGCCCAGTGGGAACCGCTGCTTAACGTTATACATGACGCTGGTGCGAAAGTTTTTAATCAGATTCACCCCTCCGGGACTCAATTTGGCCGCGCTGGGTTTGATGAGTCCCCCTTCGAGCTTTCCACCGAAGGTATACGTAAGATGATCGAATCTTATGCTCAGGGGGCACTTCGCGCAAAAAAAGCCGGTTTTGACGGGGTCGAGATACATGGGGCCCATGGGCATGAGGTGGCTCTTCTTCTTTCCGAACTGCTCAATACCCGTAAAGACCAATATGGCGGGAATCTGGAAAACTGTGCGCGTAACGTTACAGAGATGATTTCGCGTATCAAAGAGCTTTGCGGAGGAGATTTTCCCGTCATTTTAAGGATCAGCGGCGAGGAAAGAATACCGGGAGGCCGCACCATTGAAAAATCGTCGGAGATATGCTGTCTGGCGGAGGCGGCGGGCGCCGACGCCATACACGTTTCCGTAGGAATGCCCGCCAGCGAGGAATGGGAATGCCCTCCCTCCGAGATACAGGAAGGGCACCTGGGTTACATGGGTAAATACCTTAAGGAAAGGCTTAAAGTACCCGTGATTGTTGTCGGCCGTATCGTTGATTGGAACGTCGCTAATAAAATGGTCGAAGAGGCGGAGGCGGATTTCTGCGCGATTGCGCGAACTGTCCTCGCCGATGGAAACTGGATGCGCGCGGTAGGCAACGACGATTATCCGATACGCCATTGCATCGCCTGCAATCAGGGGTGCCGCACCCGCAGAGAGCAGAACAAGACGCAGTGCGAGTGTTTGCAGAATCCCCTTACAAGCCGAGAGGAGCTCTTTGACCTTAACGAGCAGGACGCGGCCGGTAAAAAGGTGTGCGTGATCGGGGCCGGGCTTTCCGGGTTGGAGGCGGCAAATGTCTTTGCCCACAGAGGAGCAGCAGTGACAGTTTTTGATGAGGCGGGGAGCATCGGCGGCCTTTTCCGCGCGGCCAGCGCCGCCCCCGGCAAATCAAATTACATTGACGTGATCGGCTACTACCAGCAGGTTTTGCCCATTTATCACGTCAGCTTCCAGCTGGGAGAAAAAATCAATGAAATACCCGAGGGGGACTGGGATCTCGTCGTCGTGGCCGTTGGCGGGAAGGCGATAATCCCGCCGATAAAGACGGCGCCCTCCGCCAAGGTGGAAAAAGCGGCTGAGATGCTGATGTCGGGAAAATGCGACGCCGAGAGCTATGTCGTCGTCGGCGACGGGCTTGTAGGCTATGAGACAGCTGATTATCTCTCTCAGAGAGGTAAATCCGTCATCGTCATCGGCAACGATCCGCGGGAACAGGATGCGCTGCAGGGCATAGCGCGCTGGCATTTTATGAAAAAACGTTTTGCGGAGGCCGGCGTCAAGGTCATTCGCCACAGCACAGTTTTGTCGATAGACGAGGGCGGATTTGACTACCAGGACAATGAAGGGGCCGATCATCGTTTCGATGGCGCTTTTTCCTATGTGCTGGCCTGCGGATACGTTCCCGACAAAAAGGCGGTTGCAAAGCTGGCGGAAAAGGCCGGTAAGGCGATTGTCGTCGGAAGCTCCGCTAAGGGCGGAGATGCGATGGATGCAATCCACGACGCCTTTGATAAAGCGATATCCTATAAATTTTGACGAGGCGGAGCAGCGACGATGACAGAGAGTGAAAAGATACTGGCAG
Coding sequences:
- a CDS encoding NAD(P)/FAD-dependent oxidoreductase, producing the protein MIDIPKTADIVIIGGGGVGTATAYYLAKSGRKNVVVLEKNTVCSGSTGRCGAGIRAQWGLELNCRMALACLDTFEHLDEELGLPTGLNQGGYLLVAYKEKEWAQFQKNVELQHSLGIMSEAFTDVKRAQEICPGVAVDDAIGFTFYQRDGHADPFLTTFAFQEAAKRYGATFCKFTEVVGLKATKGGMLVETNRGNIDCKDVINCAGSWAQDVAALAGVKLPNWAERHQIIITEPVDPGVCPPMLMSFSGNYYIQQRPHGSIIAGESPSSDIRLGYTSNVNSIASIARTVLKLLPRAKNIRVVRQWAGHYDMTPDSAPILGETDVKHFWHATGFSGHGFMLAPVAGQIMTALLNGDKPPFDPTIMDYKRFERGEKIVEPNVV
- a CDS encoding IS256 family transposase, translated to METAEDIHDALKNLLGGTIKQMMEAEMDDHLGYEKSERLDSDYCRNGYKEKTVNSSLETMKISVPQDRASTFEPKVIKKRQKDISEIDRKIISMYINGMTTRQISAMLMDVYGFEASEGFISNVTDKILPEIEDWQNRSLSEVWPVLYIDAIHYSVRDSGIIKKLAAYVILGINAEGHKEVLTVEIGENESSKYWLSVMNSLKNRGVKDIIHQLSKSNEMVYPIFMTLYSKDLREHAVKYILDGRSLYN
- a CDS encoding GntR family transcriptional regulator, whose translation is MLAHESTHEIQKSGFQHKSLVENIVEEIESKIISGEFKPGMRLIEQNMCEQMNVSRSPLREAFRILENIGYLVSNARKGVFVSELTYKDAVDVYTIRANLESLAIYLAIKNDDGTLTDRLTSINKQMLVYANSGDTWNYAKYNSKFHETLIKACNNQRLINMLDIFSKQTKRYRTGVMLSTGKMQESIKKHEELIESIRNGNAEKAEKIRKKSILANLKYLPKLFS
- a CDS encoding indolepyruvate ferredoxin oxidoreductase subunit alpha, giving the protein MKINEELCIGCKQCVPYCPVGCIATKGGKVYINHDECVDCGVCKRANVCPKDAIYMPAECYEYPRAIRMQFSDPGIQHPNLRAWGRGTEEAKTNDVTAKFKRGEYGLLLEFGRPGTGTRLSEIEKVTLAMRGMGIPIIKDNPLYGLLEPDISGKFKPEYVNEKVLSAILELVITEDKLEETLNKLFPIFKSLNTVVSVGLVSRFDDNAELPVVKKLKKLGIEVRPNAKINVGLGRPLID
- a CDS encoding oxidoreductase, producing the protein MKDCALLTPAKIGPVEIKNRVIVSSMCLYYSNKNGDVTDKMIAFFKNRAEAGIGAFIIPANPHGANKRARGSLSDDSRIAQWEPLLNVIHDAGAKVFNQIHPSGTQFGRAGFDESPFELSTEGIRKMIESYAQGALRAKKAGFDGVEIHGAHGHEVALLLSELLNTRKDQYGGNLENCARNVTEMISRIKELCGGDFPVILRISGEERIPGGRTIEKSSEICCLAEAAGADAIHVSVGMPASEEWECPPSEIQEGHLGYMGKYLKERLKVPVIVVGRIVDWNVANKMVEEAEADFCAIARTVLADGNWMRAVGNDDYPIRHCIACNQGCRTRREQNKTQCECLQNPLTSREELFDLNEQDAAGKKVCVIGAGLSGLEAANVFAHRGAAVTVFDEAGSIGGLFRAASAAPGKSNYIDVIGYYQQVLPIYHVSFQLGEKINEIPEGDWDLVVVAVGGKAIIPPIKTAPSAKVEKAAEMLMSGKCDAESYVVVGDGLVGYETADYLSQRGKSVIVIGNDPREQDALQGIARWHFMKKRFAEAGVKVIRHSTVLSIDEGGFDYQDNEGADHRFDGAFSYVLACGYVPDKKAVAKLAEKAGKAIVVGSSAKGGDAMDAIHDAFDKAISYKF